From a single bacterium genomic region:
- the aroB gene encoding 3-dehydroquinate synthase yields the protein MNDLQVNLGNRSYPVYFDSDRLEKIPELIAANFNLKSFIITDTNVEKLYRASVTALFEKVRCEHDWIVVPAGERYKGLITTADVVGELLKKGAHRKSSLIAFGGGMVGDLTGFVAATYMRGIPYVHIPTTLLAMVDSSVGGKVAVNHPLAKNVIGAFYQPKFVFGDSSFLSTLPKREMVCGLAEIIKYGLIAELSFFEWLETNWEKILSNDTKFVRQAIYTSCIIKSKIVEKDEFDAGPRMILNFGHTIGHALENLGGYGAIKHGEAVLYGMIAASYYSMKMNFLKQEDYRRIERILTTVIKSHEEKTISEFIKKTSWKDILDKMLSDKKSTGSMKLIVLKEIGRAEIHAVTDQSKVEEAFEHLKALP from the coding sequence CGATTCGGATCGTCTTGAAAAAATTCCGGAATTGATTGCGGCCAATTTTAATTTAAAAAGTTTTATAATTACGGATACCAATGTCGAAAAATTGTATCGGGCATCCGTCACAGCGTTATTTGAAAAAGTCCGTTGTGAACATGACTGGATTGTGGTACCTGCCGGTGAGCGGTATAAGGGCCTGATTACTACGGCCGATGTGGTTGGTGAACTCCTCAAAAAAGGTGCGCATCGTAAAAGCAGTTTAATTGCTTTCGGAGGCGGAATGGTGGGTGATCTGACCGGATTTGTAGCTGCGACGTACATGCGCGGAATTCCTTACGTGCACATTCCGACTACGTTGTTAGCCATGGTGGATAGTTCCGTCGGAGGTAAAGTTGCGGTTAATCACCCGCTCGCCAAAAATGTGATCGGAGCGTTTTATCAACCGAAATTTGTTTTTGGAGATAGTAGTTTTTTGAGCACGTTGCCGAAACGTGAAATGGTTTGCGGGCTTGCAGAAATTATCAAATACGGCCTGATTGCCGAGCTTTCATTTTTTGAATGGCTGGAAACCAACTGGGAAAAAATCTTAAGTAACGATACCAAGTTTGTCCGGCAAGCCATATATACATCATGCATCATTAAATCAAAAATCGTCGAGAAAGACGAGTTTGATGCCGGGCCGCGCATGATTCTCAATTTTGGACACACCATTGGACATGCGCTGGAAAATTTAGGCGGATACGGTGCTATTAAACACGGCGAAGCGGTGTTATACGGAATGATCGCTGCGTCGTATTATTCAATGAAAATGAATTTTTTAAAGCAAGAGGACTATCGCAGGATCGAACGCATTCTGACAACCGTCATTAAAAGCCATGAAGAAAAAACGATCAGCGAATTTATCAAAAAAACTTCTTGGAAGGATATTTTGGATAAAATGTTATCTGATAAAAAATCGACCGGTTCGATGAAATTGATTGTGTTAAAAGAAATCGGCCGCGCCGAAATTCACGCCGTGACGGATCAGTCTAAAGTAGAAGAAGCGTTTGAACACTTGAAGGCCTTACCATGA
- a CDS encoding LON peptidase substrate-binding domain-containing protein gives MSHPVKLPLFPLGVVLFPGMPLPLHIFEERYKLMIGECLKQNEPFGVVYYTGENFYKIGCSSEIRRVMETFDDGRMNILTEGVRRFSISRIVNDKPYLTGLVEFFDDVDHDDPEMEALSKRAITLYKDAVRLTAIDKDVSIPSMNSKELSFLIAASSGFSLNEKQALLEMRSTNERLKKATSALKRLIDRHQTTKEIEGIISGNGYLHNKTI, from the coding sequence ATGAGTCATCCCGTTAAACTGCCTTTGTTTCCTCTTGGAGTGGTGTTATTTCCCGGAATGCCTTTACCGCTTCATATTTTTGAAGAACGTTATAAATTGATGATCGGCGAATGTTTAAAACAGAACGAGCCTTTTGGCGTTGTGTATTATACGGGGGAAAATTTTTATAAAATCGGATGTTCGTCCGAAATTCGCCGTGTGATGGAAACGTTCGATGACGGACGGATGAATATTCTTACGGAAGGCGTAAGACGTTTTTCGATCAGCCGTATTGTAAACGACAAACCGTATCTCACCGGTTTGGTAGAATTTTTTGACGACGTGGATCACGATGATCCTGAAATGGAAGCTTTATCGAAGCGTGCCATAACATTATATAAAGACGCTGTTCGCTTGACCGCTATTGACAAAGACGTGTCCATTCCTTCGATGAATTCAAAAGAACTTTCATTTTTAATTGCGGCGAGTTCGGGTTTTAGTTTAAATGAAAAACAAGCGCTTCTTGAGATGCGCTCAACGAACGAACGATTGAAAAAGGCAACGTCGGCATTAAAACGTTTGATCGATCGTCACCAAACGACTAAAGAGATCGAAGGTATCATCAGCGGCAACGGCTATTTGCATAACAAAACGATTTGA
- the murJ gene encoding murein biosynthesis integral membrane protein MurJ, whose amino-acid sequence MKSVLSIFKSQQAGVAALFVTIATLLSTLLGLVRNKVMAHYFGASIDTDIYNYGTTIPDMLQQVLIMGVTSSSFIPIFSEYLAQKSTDDANKMASSFLNMTMVLFAGICVVVGIFMPQITDVWLKPGLAEDQKNGIVLIARIFLATQIAFAVSKIYSGILQTHKHFIAYALALLVYNPSIILGIVLFHEEYGIYSAAYGALIGSCLVVLVNWIDIRGTDYRYSFEWNWHDKGAKQIYLLAIPNILNMALLQLVFLVYSKISISMTEGSYSAFKYAFDFESFPVSIFGISFVTAIFPFLAENASKKNFVNYNYNIQNSIRQILYLTLPAGVGMAVLSNEIIGLVLGGGKFGIEQTKLTASILFFFAMVVPLESLWYLFARAFYAIKDTWTPFWFRLIGTTINLVISYVFSQMMGPTAFSLGLLVAFSIQIVLFVVGLKRKVPEFELRKPVMDASKLLACSLLMAVAVVIVNYTLTNAEWMLSKSLRTQYLTRAGVGISVGIVLYLGLTVVFKCADFSVLNRVMNRVLRRE is encoded by the coding sequence TTGAAAAGCGTATTATCGATTTTTAAATCACAGCAAGCAGGCGTTGCCGCACTTTTTGTGACGATCGCTACGTTGCTAAGTACCTTGTTAGGGCTTGTGCGCAATAAAGTCATGGCGCATTATTTTGGTGCAAGCATCGACACGGATATTTACAACTACGGAACAACGATTCCGGATATGCTTCAGCAAGTTCTGATTATGGGCGTGACATCCTCGTCATTCATTCCGATTTTTTCAGAATATTTAGCGCAAAAGAGCACCGATGACGCCAATAAAATGGCAAGCAGTTTTCTGAATATGACAATGGTTCTCTTTGCTGGAATATGCGTGGTAGTGGGAATCTTTATGCCGCAAATTACCGATGTGTGGCTGAAGCCCGGATTAGCGGAAGATCAGAAAAACGGAATCGTTTTAATTGCACGGATCTTCTTAGCTACGCAAATTGCTTTCGCAGTGAGTAAAATCTACAGCGGGATTTTACAAACGCATAAACATTTTATCGCATACGCTTTGGCGCTATTGGTTTACAATCCGTCGATCATATTGGGAATCGTATTATTTCATGAAGAGTATGGTATTTATTCAGCCGCTTACGGTGCGTTAATCGGGAGCTGTTTGGTTGTCCTGGTTAATTGGATCGATATTCGCGGAACGGATTATCGTTATTCTTTTGAATGGAATTGGCACGACAAGGGAGCGAAACAGATTTATTTATTAGCCATTCCAAATATTTTGAACATGGCTCTTTTACAATTGGTTTTTTTAGTGTATTCAAAAATTTCAATCAGCATGACGGAAGGCAGTTATTCAGCTTTTAAATATGCGTTTGATTTTGAAAGTTTTCCGGTCAGCATTTTCGGAATTTCATTTGTGACGGCTATATTTCCTTTTTTAGCTGAAAATGCCAGTAAGAAAAACTTTGTTAATTATAATTACAATATTCAAAATTCCATTCGCCAAATATTGTATCTGACGCTTCCGGCTGGTGTCGGCATGGCGGTTTTATCGAATGAAATTATTGGATTAGTTCTGGGCGGAGGAAAATTTGGTATAGAACAAACGAAGTTAACGGCGTCAATTCTTTTCTTTTTTGCTATGGTTGTTCCCCTCGAAAGCTTATGGTATTTATTTGCGCGCGCGTTTTATGCGATCAAAGATACTTGGACGCCATTCTGGTTTCGCTTGATCGGAACAACGATTAACTTAGTGATTAGTTATGTTTTTTCACAAATGATGGGCCCGACGGCATTTTCTCTGGGATTGTTGGTTGCATTTTCCATTCAAATTGTTCTTTTTGTTGTGGGATTGAAACGTAAAGTTCCGGAATTTGAATTGCGTAAGCCGGTTATGGATGCATCCAAGCTTCTGGCGTGTTCGTTGCTGATGGCGGTCGCCGTGGTTATTGTTAATTACACATTGACAAACGCGGAATGGATGCTTTCCAAATCATTACGAACACAGTATTTGACCCGTGCCGGTGTTGGGATTTCGGTCGGTATCGTCCTGTATCTTGGTTTGACTGTTGTTTTTAAATGCGCCGACTTTTCCGTACTGAACCGGGTGATGAATAGAGTTTTGAGGCGTGAATAA
- a CDS encoding sigma-54 dependent transcriptional regulator: protein MDSILIVDDEKNIRRSLEMILGGEDYKIFSAENGKEALDIIHDQAIDLVFLDLLMPEINGIDVLKQIKDYEPEVVVVMMSGHGTIENAVEAVKLGAYDFIEKPLTKEKVVITAKNVLEKISLRSENRSLRSEISKKFEMVGQSEPIIAIKNQIEKIAPTTVRALILGESGTGKELIARAIHDRSPRKNKPFIKVNCAAIPEDLIESEFFGAVKGAYTGSVADREGKFSQAHTGTLFLDEVGDMSLKVQAKVLRVLQEGEFEKVGGTKTIKVDVRVIAATNKDLKAEVERNTFREDLYFRLNVVPIFMPPLRERKDDITILLDYFLKQVCDETGLRPKKFSDDALAALVRYAWPGNIRELRNLVERVMILSSDEKIEVSDLPQAVLEKNVPVKSISSGKSLKNMKEDVEKTYIVQALERNGWNVTKTAGELGIERTNLHKKLKYYNISSDSISEE from the coding sequence GTGGACTCGATTCTGATTGTTGACGATGAAAAAAACATTCGCCGCTCATTAGAAATGATTTTGGGAGGAGAAGATTACAAAATTTTTTCCGCTGAAAACGGCAAAGAAGCGCTCGATATCATTCATGATCAGGCGATCGATCTTGTGTTTTTAGATTTATTAATGCCAGAAATAAACGGCATCGATGTGCTAAAACAAATCAAAGATTATGAGCCGGAAGTCGTTGTGGTGATGATGTCGGGTCACGGAACGATTGAAAATGCCGTTGAAGCCGTAAAATTGGGCGCTTACGATTTTATAGAAAAGCCGCTAACCAAAGAAAAAGTCGTCATTACAGCTAAGAATGTTCTTGAAAAAATATCGCTTCGTTCTGAAAACCGTTCTTTGAGAAGTGAAATTTCTAAAAAATTTGAAATGGTTGGACAAAGCGAGCCGATCATAGCCATAAAAAATCAGATTGAAAAAATTGCACCGACTACGGTGCGTGCACTGATTCTGGGAGAGAGCGGCACCGGGAAAGAACTGATTGCTCGTGCGATCCATGACCGAAGCCCGCGGAAAAACAAACCTTTTATTAAAGTTAATTGTGCTGCGATTCCTGAAGATTTGATCGAGAGTGAATTTTTTGGCGCCGTCAAAGGCGCTTATACGGGATCCGTAGCCGATCGCGAAGGAAAATTTTCGCAGGCTCATACCGGAACGCTTTTTCTGGACGAAGTCGGTGATATGAGCCTGAAAGTACAGGCAAAAGTTCTACGTGTTTTGCAGGAAGGCGAATTCGAAAAAGTCGGCGGTACGAAAACGATAAAAGTCGATGTTCGCGTCATCGCGGCAACCAATAAAGACCTTAAAGCCGAAGTTGAAAGAAATACTTTTCGCGAAGATCTGTATTTCCGGCTGAATGTAGTTCCGATTTTCATGCCACCTTTGAGGGAAAGAAAAGACGACATTACGATTTTGTTAGATTATTTTTTAAAACAGGTCTGCGATGAGACCGGTTTGCGTCCAAAAAAATTTTCCGACGACGCTTTGGCGGCTTTGGTGCGCTATGCATGGCCGGGAAATATTCGAGAATTGAGAAACCTTGTTGAACGCGTAATGATTTTAAGTTCAGATGAAAAAATCGAAGTATCTGATTTGCCACAGGCCGTGCTTGAAAAAAATGTACCTGTCAAAAGTATTTCTTCCGGAAAGAGTTTAAAAAACATGAAGGAGGATGTTGAAAAAACGTACATTGTTCAGGCGTTGGAGCGGAACGGGTGGAATGTGACTAAGACGGCAGGAGAATTGGGCATCGAGCGCACAAACCTGCATAAGAAACTGAAATACTATAATATCTCGTCGGATAGCATTTCAGAAGAATAA